CATGGTTTTCACGCCATCGCGGGGGAAATCGCCGATCTGCTCAAGCTGAAAAAGACGTTGGTGGTATGGCTCATCGATAGGACCCCTGGCTCGGTCGGAATTCGCGGAAATGCGGTGCGGGGGATTTCGTCCGTCGCCGGCGAGGCAATCAAAAGATCCCAATCGCGCGGCGGCGCGAGCAATCCTTTGTCGATCGCGATCGTGGCTTATGGCAAAGAGGTCACGATGGTCACGGCGGAACCTACGGAGGATGCGTCTCAAGCCGCCTCTCTCGCCGGCGCCATCGGCGAAGAGACGACCGAAAATCCAGTCACGTTTGCCGCGGTGGGCAAGGCGGCTGAGCAGTATCTTCCGTATCGCAACAAAGGCTATGAAGTGATCTTCGTGATCGTTGCCGACGAGAACGGCCGCGATTGGGACCAGCTCGACGCAGCAATCCCCAAGTTGAACCGTGTTGCCGTTTCGGCCTATGGGATCGGCGCTGCGGTGCCTTTCGGGCGACCGGCCGACGAACCGGCCGATAAAACCCCGTCCGAATCGTTCTCCCTGGAGCGAATTGACCTGGCCTATCCCAGCAGACAAGCGGAAATCGATTTGACCGATTCGGGCTATGGTCCCTTCGGACTCGAGCGTCTCTGCCGCAAAACTCAAGGGCGGTTTTTTCGAATCCGTTCGGGCAGCTCAAGCCCCGGCTGGAAACGTGGCAGCGACGAATCCGTCGATTCCGGACTGCTCAAGGAGCACGCGCCAGACTACGTCTCCGCGAAGCAATATCAACAACTTCTCAGTGAGAACAAGGCCCGCGCCGCGCTCGTGAATGCCGCGAAGGTTCCCCACGTGGAAGTGCTCACCGCGGTTCGGCAGACAACGTTCGTTCCGCAATCCGACGCGGCGAAGCTTGCCATAACGGTGGGAAATGCGCAGCGCGGAGCCGCCGATAAATCGCTCGACGTGGACCGTCTGTACAACGTCCTTGCCGCCGGGGAAGCCGACCGGCCGAAGCTAACCGGCGCTCGCTGGCAGGCGGAATTCGATCTGGCGATGGGCCGCATTTTGGCCGCCAAGAGCCGGATTGACGGCTATAACTCGATTCTGGCGACCATCAAGCAAGGAAAAGCGTTCACGAAACCCGGCAGCAAGGCCTGGGTGCTCGAGCGCGCCGACGGCATTAGCGGCGACAGCGCGCTGAACAAACGGGCAACCAACGCGCGGATGTATCTCAACCGCGTCATCAAAGAACATCCCGGGACTCCTTGGGCAGCGCTGGCCGAGCGGGAGCTGAGCGAAAACGTCGGCTGGGAGCTGACTGAGGAGTGAAGCAAGGCGCTGAGACTGGGACGGCGGTAGGGTGCGTCAAGGCTCTGCGCAGACGCACTTTTGGACGCTCCGAAACGAGCGCCACGGCGAGTCCGGTGCGTCTGCGCGGACTTGACGCACCCTATGGCTCACCCTCCCAACGATTCGCGCATTTCGTGCAGCTCGTCGTCCGTTCGTCGCAAGTGCTCCGTGAGTTCTTCCAAGTCTCGGCGCAACTGCCCGACTTCGGCTCGGAGCGATTCCACCTCGCGGGTGAGGCGATCGGATTGCGGAGCGGCTTGAGCGACGGGCAGCGGTGCCGATCGAGCGGCCAGCGAGGGAACGGGTGGCGAGATCGGCATCGCGGTGTGCATGGCAGGCGACGAAACGGCTGTCGCCGATGAGCCATCGAAGCTGGCCCGCAGAGCCGCCATCTCTTCCGGCATGTAGAGCGCGTGGCTCAGCACATGACCGCGCCCCTCGGACGAAAGCGATACGATGAGCCTCTTGGCCTTCAGAGATTCGAGAATCGGCCGCAGCGCCGCCAGATCGGGGATGGGATCCATTCGAGCCGCCCGGCCGCGCAGCTCCCCTTCGGTCTGCGCGCCGCGGAGCAGTAGTTCGGTCATCACGCCCAGCTCGACTTTGCTGACACCAAGCCAGTCGTACATCATGTGCCGATATTTCGGCACGCGGCCGCTGCCTTGCACTTCGATCAGCGCGCCCGCCGCTCGCAGCCGTTCGAGCGCTTCTTCGACATCCTCGGGCTGCAACTGCATCTGCGGATCGCGGTTGTTCTTCTGATTGCAGCCGGTCACGATCGAATTGAGCGTGAGCGGATACTGCTCGGGCGTGGTCTTGGCCTTCTCGACGAGCACTCCCACAACGCGGCGATCGATCGGCCGCAGCGGCTTCCACTGCGGCGGGCGAGGAGGAGTTTCAGGGGCAGTGCTGGCGTCGGACATGATTTGCGCGCGAAGTGCGTGATAACGAGGACTTCCTGCTTCTCCCTCTGGGAGAGGGTCGGGGTGAGGGGAGCTACCAGTCGACTCACAATCCCCTCACCCTAACCCTCTCCCAAAGGGAGAGGGAACTGAGCGCGGCGCCTTCTTGATTGGTCGTGCGGTTGTTGTACCATGTTTTTCAGAGCAATCGAAGTCCCGCGCCGAGATTCCGCTCTGCCAGGGTCTTCTCAACCGCAACGCTTTTTCAATTGATGCATACCTCCACGCCGCTTACCGACAAACGCTTCTTGATGTTCGTCGACGATCTCTACGAAGACCTGGAGTTGTGGTATCCACGGCTGCGGCTCACAGAGGCTGGCGCTCATGTGACGGTGGCTGGCGTCAAAGAAGGGTATGTCTATCGAGGAAAGAACGGCTACCCTTGCGCGGCGGCCGCTCCGATCTCCGAGATGGAGGCCGGCGATTTTCATGGCGTCGTGATCCCCGGCGGCTTCATGCCTGACAAGCTCCGCCGCGATCGTAAGGTGCTGAGCTTGGTGCGCGAGTTCGCCGCCGCCGGGAAGCTGGTGGCCGCGATTTGCCACGGCGGCTGGATTCCAATCTCCGCGGGGGTTTACAAAGGCATTCGCGTCACCGGCTCGCCGGGGATCAAGGACGATTTGGTGAACGCCGGCGCTCGTTGGGAAGACGCGGCCGTGGTGATCGATCGCCACTTCGTCTCGAGCCGCAA
The Pirellulales bacterium DNA segment above includes these coding regions:
- a CDS encoding type 1 glutamine amidotransferase domain-containing protein; this encodes MHTSTPLTDKRFLMFVDDLYEDLELWYPRLRLTEAGAHVTVAGVKEGYVYRGKNGYPCAAAAPISEMEAGDFHGVVIPGGFMPDKLRRDRKVLSLVREFAAAGKLVAAICHGGWIPISAGVYKGIRVTGSPGIKDDLVNAGARWEDAAVVIDRHFVSSRKPDDLPDFCRGILQVLEGK
- a CDS encoding DUF480 domain-containing protein, translating into MSDASTAPETPPRPPQWKPLRPIDRRVVGVLVEKAKTTPEQYPLTLNSIVTGCNQKNNRDPQMQLQPEDVEEALERLRAAGALIEVQGSGRVPKYRHMMYDWLGVSKVELGVMTELLLRGAQTEGELRGRAARMDPIPDLAALRPILESLKAKRLIVSLSSEGRGHVLSHALYMPEEMAALRASFDGSSATAVSSPAMHTAMPISPPVPSLAARSAPLPVAQAAPQSDRLTREVESLRAEVGQLRRDLEELTEHLRRTDDELHEMRESLGG